The following are from one region of the Aspergillus chevalieri M1 DNA, chromosome 1, nearly complete sequence genome:
- the SBH1 gene encoding SEC61-beta family protein (COG:O;~EggNog:ENOG410PRIY;~InterPro:IPR016482,IPR030671;~PFAM:PF03911;~TransMembrane:1 (o100-120i);~go_component: GO:0005784 - Sec61 translocon complex [Evidence IEA];~go_process: GO:0006886 - intracellular protein transport [Evidence IEA]), with amino-acid sequence MASPRPASPLTSGAESGPDTKSPGSGPGASGSASSVNRPASPTPPGGPRAALRRRAAADHKESLRNARPSSTRAAGAGGSSGTMLKLYTDESPGLRVDPVVVLVLSLGFIFSVVGLHVIAKITRKFSS; translated from the exons ATG GCCTCTCCCCGTCCCGCCTCTCCCCTGACCTCCGGCGCCGAATCCGGCCCCGACACCAAGTCCCCTGGCTCTGGCCCCGGTGCCTCTGGATCCGCCTCGTCCGTCAACCGTCCTGCCTCGCCCACTCCCCCCGGTGGTCCTCGCGCTGCTCTGCGTCGCCGCGCGGCTGCAGACCACAAGGAGTCTCTGCGGAATGCCAGGCCCAGCTCGACTCGCGCCGCAGGTGCCGGTGGTTCTTCGGGCACGATGCTCAAGCTTTATACGGATGAGAGCCCTGGGTTGAGGGTTGACCCTGTCGTCGTGTTGGTTCTTAGTCTTGGGTTTATCTTCTCTGTTGTGGGATTGCATG TTATTGCCAAGATCACTCGCAAGTTCTCGTCGTGA